One window of the Pseudarthrobacter sp. ATCC 49987 genome contains the following:
- a CDS encoding threonine/serine ThrE exporter family protein, with protein sequence MTKETDGRRRPHTDGLPRTEPMSASQVRQNAAAKRMLRRLVQGENPPTAPMSIVDRLAGSPYANPMIQVGGVDTSARKTIDFALHLAESMFRYGAGALEVETSIIAITAALGLKHIEVDITNQSVAINYAPKDQTPISLLRVVRSWTNNYAGLSQVHQLVTEIVAGGVGREEAVRRLEEITRSAKPFPRWMVTVAFGVFSAAFVGVLGGGPGASAVAFLSNLLVSLLARQLGRWRTPDFFITASCSFLVTFIALLLWRFGGLVGFQIAPEIVVVGGILLLLPTGRLVSSVQDAINGFPVTAAGRFLSTMLTFGALVAGIAVGFVVGDMMAMEPINVTKTFPPAYDLWVVVILIAVAVLMIGITEQTSWTLLLPTAAVGVVGYLVLIGGDALGIGVRFSPALAAVVIGLLARVVALRMGAPQLVVAVPAALILLPGLTIFRSMYVLTIEESEILLGAGGMLNAGAIVMGVAAGIVLGDTLARPLTRSLASNERRRARRR encoded by the coding sequence ATGACCAAGGAAACCGACGGCCGCCGACGGCCGCACACCGACGGATTGCCCAGGACCGAGCCGATGTCTGCCTCGCAGGTGCGCCAGAACGCCGCTGCCAAGCGGATGCTGCGCCGTCTGGTCCAGGGGGAAAACCCGCCGACCGCTCCGATGAGCATCGTGGACCGCCTGGCGGGCAGTCCGTATGCCAACCCGATGATCCAGGTGGGCGGGGTGGACACCTCCGCCCGCAAGACCATCGACTTCGCGCTGCACCTGGCCGAGTCCATGTTCCGGTATGGTGCCGGCGCCCTCGAAGTGGAAACCAGCATCATCGCCATTACGGCCGCGCTGGGCCTCAAGCACATCGAAGTGGACATCACCAACCAGTCAGTGGCCATCAACTACGCGCCCAAGGACCAGACCCCCATCTCGCTGCTGCGCGTAGTCCGGTCCTGGACCAACAACTACGCCGGGCTCTCCCAGGTGCACCAGCTGGTCACTGAAATCGTGGCCGGCGGGGTGGGCCGCGAGGAGGCAGTGCGCCGGCTGGAGGAGATCACCCGCAGCGCCAAGCCCTTCCCGCGCTGGATGGTCACTGTGGCGTTCGGTGTCTTCTCCGCCGCCTTTGTCGGCGTGCTGGGCGGCGGCCCCGGTGCATCCGCGGTGGCGTTCCTGTCCAACCTGCTGGTCAGCCTGCTCGCCCGGCAGCTGGGCCGCTGGCGCACCCCGGACTTCTTCATCACGGCGTCCTGCTCGTTCCTGGTCACCTTCATCGCCCTGCTGCTGTGGCGGTTCGGCGGCCTGGTGGGGTTCCAGATCGCCCCCGAGATCGTGGTGGTCGGCGGCATCCTGCTGCTCCTGCCGACCGGCCGGCTGGTTTCCTCGGTGCAGGACGCGATCAACGGCTTCCCGGTCACAGCCGCCGGCCGCTTCCTCTCCACGATGCTGACTTTCGGCGCGCTCGTCGCGGGCATCGCCGTGGGATTCGTGGTGGGGGACATGATGGCGATGGAACCCATCAACGTCACCAAAACATTCCCGCCGGCGTATGACTTATGGGTGGTGGTCATTCTGATCGCCGTCGCGGTGCTGATGATCGGCATCACCGAACAGACCAGCTGGACCCTGCTCCTGCCGACCGCGGCCGTCGGCGTGGTGGGCTATCTGGTCCTGATCGGGGGCGACGCCCTGGGTATCGGAGTGCGCTTTTCGCCCGCACTGGCCGCTGTCGTCATCGGGCTCCTGGCCCGGGTGGTGGCACTCCGGATGGGGGCCCCGCAGCTGGTGGTGGCCGTTCCCGCCGCCCTGATCCTGTTGCCCGGCCTCACCATATTCCGGTCCATGTATGTATTGACGATTGAGGAATCGGAGATCCTGCTGGGTGCGGGGGGCATGCTCAATGCCGGCGCCATCGTGATGGGGGTCGCGGCCGGCATCGTGCTCGGTGACACGCTCGCCCGGCCCCTGACCCGCAGCCTGGCCAGCAACGAACGACGCCGGGCACGGCGCCGGTAG
- a CDS encoding ribonuclease HI family protein: MTITAAADGSALGNPGPAGWAWYVDDDCWRAGGWPHGTNNMGELMAVLDLFRSTAHLPGEHLHILCDSQYVINSVTKWMPGWKRKGWRKSDGKPVMNVELLKEIDQALVGRKYTFEWVRGHAGHDLNEAADDRARAAATAYQRGVAVRQGPGFGAAAGAPSLAAPPAPAAAPAVPQGAPTGQPQLFAEPSLFDEPDLFSEFDEDTTPAPGTDASPEAIVEALERELLRPETRADIGRTGVLLHPDFTEIGSSGRMWTRDAVMMSLAEQPGGPADLEVLGADRLGEQTVLLTYRSHTRSGTALRSSLWVHDGAQWRLRFHQGTPEA, encoded by the coding sequence GTGACAATTACAGCAGCAGCCGACGGTTCGGCTTTAGGAAATCCCGGCCCGGCCGGATGGGCCTGGTACGTGGACGACGACTGCTGGCGGGCCGGGGGATGGCCGCACGGCACCAACAACATGGGCGAGCTCATGGCCGTGCTGGACCTCTTCCGCTCCACAGCGCACCTGCCGGGCGAGCATCTGCACATCCTCTGCGACAGCCAGTACGTCATCAACTCCGTCACCAAATGGATGCCGGGCTGGAAGCGCAAGGGCTGGCGCAAGTCTGACGGCAAGCCCGTGATGAACGTCGAGCTGCTCAAGGAAATTGACCAGGCGCTGGTCGGCCGCAAGTACACGTTCGAATGGGTGCGAGGCCACGCCGGGCATGACCTCAACGAGGCAGCGGATGACCGCGCCAGGGCCGCGGCCACGGCCTACCAGCGGGGCGTGGCCGTGCGCCAGGGGCCAGGGTTCGGGGCCGCGGCCGGGGCACCGTCTTTGGCAGCACCGCCAGCACCTGCGGCCGCGCCGGCGGTGCCCCAGGGCGCGCCGACCGGCCAGCCGCAGTTGTTCGCCGAGCCTTCGCTCTTCGACGAGCCGGACCTCTTCAGCGAGTTCGACGAGGACACTACGCCCGCCCCGGGCACGGACGCGAGCCCGGAAGCAATCGTCGAGGCACTCGAGCGTGAGCTCCTCCGGCCGGAAACGCGTGCCGACATCGGACGCACCGGTGTGCTGCTGCACCCGGATTTCACCGAAATCGGCAGCTCGGGCCGGATGTGGACCCGGGACGCCGTGATGATGTCCCTGGCGGAGCAGCCCGGCGGCCCCGCCGATCTGGAGGTGCTCGGCGCAGACCGGCTGGGGGAGCAGACCGTGCTCCTGACCTACCGCAGCCACACCCGGTCGGGAACTGCGCTGCGCAGCTCCCTGTGGGTCCACGACGGCGCGCAGTGGCGGCTCCGCTTCCATCAGGGCACCCCCGAGGCGTGA
- a CDS encoding sensor histidine kinase — translation MLHRWKSASLRSQLVAIMTALMLVALTATGAGTLTLLHSYLQGQVDDKLHAAVASVRQQQSFSQLQDQSQSIPTDYSLMLFAPGQPPLPFGGNKQVHPDIASISAADAAERQQTPFQVRGTDGHNWRVVALNVVDSNERSSVVVIGLPLWPVDSVMEHAVLVVVGVGLLTLILAFFIATWSISRSFRPLARVEKTAAAIAAGDLSRRVEIENPNTEVGRLGSSLNAMLAHIETAFAARMASEARMRRFAADASHELRTPLVTIRGFSELYRHGALSTPEDVSTAMGRIESEAKRMGTMVEDLLLLARIDEQRPLQQKPADLLLVANDAVVDTQASDRGRVISLTGLDGGPPGPAPVLGDEAKLRQVVGNLVGNALRYTPGGTPIELAVGVRTGTDGTRQSVIEVRDHGPGVPDEEAARIFERFYRADTSRTRETGGSGLGLAIVAAIVGAHSGTVRVSKTDGGGATLVVSLPYLDEATDDAAAAARASTAAPSGDGSSSGDTDADAAAS, via the coding sequence CTGCTCCACCGTTGGAAGTCGGCGTCCCTGAGGTCGCAGCTTGTCGCGATCATGACGGCGCTGATGCTCGTGGCCCTCACCGCCACCGGCGCCGGAACGCTGACCCTGCTGCACAGCTATCTGCAGGGGCAGGTCGACGACAAGCTCCATGCCGCCGTGGCCTCGGTGCGGCAGCAGCAGTCCTTCAGCCAGTTGCAGGACCAGAGCCAGAGCATCCCCACCGACTACTCGCTGATGCTCTTCGCGCCGGGACAGCCGCCTCTGCCCTTTGGCGGCAACAAACAGGTCCACCCGGACATCGCCAGCATCAGCGCAGCGGACGCCGCGGAACGCCAGCAGACTCCGTTCCAGGTCCGCGGCACGGACGGACACAACTGGCGGGTGGTCGCACTCAACGTCGTCGACAGCAACGAGCGCAGCTCCGTGGTGGTGATCGGGCTGCCGCTGTGGCCGGTCGATTCCGTCATGGAACATGCGGTCCTGGTGGTGGTCGGCGTCGGGCTCCTGACCCTCATCCTGGCCTTCTTCATCGCCACCTGGAGCATCTCCCGGTCCTTCCGGCCGCTGGCCCGGGTCGAGAAGACCGCAGCAGCCATTGCCGCCGGCGACCTCTCCCGGCGCGTCGAAATTGAAAACCCCAACACCGAGGTGGGCCGGCTGGGCAGCTCCCTCAATGCCATGCTCGCCCACATCGAGACGGCCTTCGCCGCAAGGATGGCCTCCGAGGCGAGGATGCGCCGCTTCGCCGCCGATGCGTCGCACGAACTGCGCACCCCGCTGGTCACGATCCGCGGCTTCTCCGAGCTGTACCGGCACGGCGCCCTGTCCACCCCGGAGGACGTGTCCACCGCCATGGGACGGATCGAAAGCGAAGCCAAGCGGATGGGGACCATGGTGGAGGACCTGTTGCTGCTGGCCCGGATCGATGAGCAGCGGCCGCTGCAGCAAAAGCCTGCCGATCTGCTGCTGGTGGCCAACGACGCCGTGGTGGACACCCAGGCGAGCGACCGCGGCCGTGTCATTTCACTGACCGGGCTCGACGGCGGTCCGCCCGGGCCGGCGCCGGTCCTCGGCGACGAGGCAAAGCTGCGGCAAGTCGTGGGCAATCTCGTGGGCAACGCCCTGCGCTACACCCCCGGGGGCACGCCGATCGAACTGGCCGTAGGCGTCCGGACCGGCACCGACGGAACCCGGCAGTCCGTCATCGAGGTCCGCGACCACGGCCCCGGGGTCCCGGACGAGGAAGCCGCGCGGATCTTCGAGCGGTTCTACCGCGCGGATACCTCCCGCACCCGGGAGACCGGCGGCAGCGGGCTGGGACTGGCGATCGTCGCGGCCATCGTCGGTGCGCATTCCGGCACCGTCAGGGTCTCGAAGACCGACGGCGGCGGGGCCACGCTGGTGGTCAGCCTTCCGTACCTGGACGAGGCCACGGACGACGCGGCTGCCGCTGCACGCGCCAGCACGGCCGCCCCCTCCGGCGACGGCTCCAGCTCCGGTGACACTGACGCTGACGCTGCCGCGAGTTAG
- a CDS encoding DUF3263 domain-containing protein gives MAEQAQEHLSTAESPAAGTRPESPLSSRDQQMLALERQWWKYAGAKEQAIRELFDLSATHYYQILNALIDTEDALAHDPMLVKRLRRLRTSRQRARTARRLGSDA, from the coding sequence ATGGCCGAACAAGCGCAAGAGCACCTTTCGACGGCGGAATCGCCTGCCGCCGGGACCAGGCCCGAGTCGCCGCTGAGCAGCCGGGACCAGCAGATGCTGGCGCTGGAACGGCAATGGTGGAAGTACGCCGGCGCCAAGGAACAGGCCATCCGCGAGCTCTTCGACCTCTCCGCCACGCACTACTACCAGATCCTCAATGCCCTCATCGACACCGAGGATGCGCTGGCGCACGATCCCATGTTGGTGAAGAGACTGCGTAGACTACGTACGTCACGCCAACGTGCGCGGACTGCTCGCCGCTTGGGCTCAGACGCGTAA
- a CDS encoding uracil-DNA glycosylase → MAGLPLNELVAAGWAEALAPVEGQLRDVLAFLGREVAGGHDVLPAPSKVLRAFRQPLAGVRVLIVGQDPYPTPGHAVGLSFAVDGATRPIPRSLANIYKELDADLGLPPRIHGDLSGWAEQGVLLLNRVLSVRSGAAGSHRNKGWEAITAAAISAAANRVAADGSRAPLVAILWGRDAGTVRPLLGPTPVIASAHPSPLSASRGFFGSRPFSHTNTLLQEQGDGTVDWELPPLP, encoded by the coding sequence ATGGCCGGCCTGCCCTTGAATGAACTCGTGGCCGCCGGCTGGGCCGAGGCGCTGGCCCCGGTCGAGGGGCAGTTGCGGGACGTCCTGGCTTTCCTGGGCCGGGAAGTAGCCGGGGGCCACGATGTCCTGCCGGCGCCGTCGAAAGTTTTGCGGGCGTTCCGGCAGCCCCTGGCGGGCGTCCGGGTCTTGATAGTGGGCCAGGACCCGTATCCGACCCCCGGCCATGCCGTCGGGCTGTCCTTCGCCGTGGACGGCGCCACCCGGCCCATCCCGCGCAGCCTTGCCAATATCTACAAGGAGCTCGACGCCGACCTGGGGCTGCCGCCGCGGATCCACGGTGACCTCAGCGGCTGGGCGGAACAGGGTGTGCTGCTCCTCAACAGGGTCCTCAGCGTCCGGTCAGGGGCAGCCGGATCGCACCGGAACAAGGGTTGGGAAGCCATCACGGCAGCGGCGATCAGCGCCGCGGCCAACCGTGTCGCCGCCGACGGCTCCCGCGCGCCGCTCGTGGCGATCCTCTGGGGCAGGGACGCCGGGACCGTCCGGCCGCTGCTGGGTCCCACACCGGTGATCGCCAGCGCCCACCCGAGTCCGCTCTCAGCCTCACGGGGCTTCTTCGGATCCCGGCCGTTCAGCCACACCAACACCCTGCTTCAGGAACAAGGCGACGGCACTGTGGATTGGGAACTCCCGCCGCTCCCCTAG
- a CDS encoding WXG100 family type VII secretion target, translated as MSIISVDTELLQLKSANVKATVDRISADVQAMKRGLDELQATWRGSAATNFHALVSEWTLTQGKVEASLASINLALNSAAASYAQAELNNTQRFS; from the coding sequence ATGAGCATCATCTCCGTCGACACCGAACTCCTTCAGCTCAAGTCCGCGAACGTCAAGGCCACGGTCGACCGGATCAGCGCCGACGTGCAGGCCATGAAACGCGGGCTCGACGAGCTGCAGGCCACGTGGCGCGGCTCGGCGGCCACCAACTTCCACGCCCTGGTGTCCGAGTGGACCCTGACCCAGGGAAAGGTCGAGGCGTCCCTGGCGTCCATCAACCTGGCGCTGAACTCCGCAGCGGCGAGCTACGCCCAGGCCGAACTGAACAACACCCAGCGCTTCAGCTGA
- a CDS encoding ABC transporter substrate-binding protein, whose product MRLGRAAAVATAAALTTTACLGPTGGARVEQADASGDGTLRIGLILDNTGPQNFLNAPQLAAAKLAVKEINAAGGHKGKPVELLPTTISGDTAAQAKALAAAKADVVIGPTDSSRAPAAIDVLANARIAMISPANSASGLSGYESKGYYFRTSAADIAQAPVLVKLAKDSGAATIAVVYEEGSYGKDVSNAVAAAAKQSGLGTVAVTAFAPGHAQQAAAAAKAAAPDAVVLVARAGAQGAIAELNNAGVAGKKLILSDGAVNQYGSGLGSSALDGTRGILPGTFASAHFQGELVSVDPQLQDMTFAAETYDAVNLAAVAAAAAQDDAGASIAAGLIAVSGGKVQTSGSGPTGDAAVCKNYQECLDLLRAGKRPDYDGESGRIGFDAHGDVSSANYVVYTYGADNMSTMSGSETAGSSGS is encoded by the coding sequence CTGCGGCTGGGCCGGGCCGCCGCCGTGGCAACAGCAGCCGCGCTGACCACCACCGCATGCCTGGGCCCGACAGGCGGCGCCCGCGTGGAGCAGGCTGACGCGAGCGGTGACGGCACCCTGCGGATCGGGCTGATCCTTGACAACACCGGCCCGCAGAATTTCCTCAACGCCCCCCAGCTGGCCGCCGCGAAACTTGCGGTCAAGGAAATCAACGCTGCCGGCGGTCACAAGGGCAAGCCGGTGGAGTTGCTGCCGACAACCATCAGCGGGGACACCGCAGCGCAGGCAAAGGCGCTGGCTGCGGCCAAAGCCGACGTCGTCATCGGTCCGACGGACTCCAGCCGGGCGCCCGCCGCCATCGATGTCCTGGCCAATGCCAGGATCGCCATGATTTCGCCCGCGAACTCCGCCAGCGGGCTCAGCGGTTATGAGAGCAAGGGCTACTACTTCCGCACCTCGGCGGCCGACATCGCGCAGGCCCCGGTCCTGGTCAAGCTCGCCAAGGACAGCGGCGCGGCAACCATTGCCGTCGTGTACGAGGAAGGCAGCTACGGCAAGGACGTGTCCAACGCAGTGGCCGCCGCTGCCAAACAGTCCGGCCTCGGGACCGTCGCCGTCACCGCGTTCGCCCCGGGCCATGCGCAGCAGGCGGCCGCTGCCGCAAAAGCCGCGGCTCCCGACGCCGTCGTGCTGGTCGCCCGCGCAGGGGCCCAGGGCGCGATCGCCGAACTGAACAACGCCGGGGTTGCCGGGAAGAAGCTCATTCTCAGCGACGGGGCGGTCAACCAGTACGGTTCTGGCCTCGGCTCCAGTGCCCTCGACGGTACGCGCGGGATCCTTCCGGGGACCTTTGCCTCCGCGCACTTCCAGGGCGAACTGGTGTCCGTGGATCCGCAGCTGCAGGACATGACCTTCGCCGCGGAGACCTACGACGCCGTCAACCTCGCCGCCGTCGCGGCCGCCGCGGCGCAGGACGACGCCGGAGCCTCCATTGCGGCCGGCCTGATCGCTGTCTCGGGCGGCAAGGTCCAGACCTCCGGCAGCGGACCCACCGGCGACGCCGCGGTGTGCAAGAACTACCAGGAGTGCCTCGACCTTCTCCGGGCCGGCAAGCGCCCCGACTACGACGGGGAATCCGGGCGGATCGGCTTCGATGCCCACGGTGACGTCAGCTCCGCAAACTATGTGGTCTACACCTATGGGGCGGACAACATGTCGACCATGAGCGGCAGCGAAACTGCCGGCAGCAGCGGGAGTTAA
- a CDS encoding siderophore-interacting protein produces MTSVPAATSATRNSRPQTNLSVLRREQLSPHMVRIIAGGPGFAGYVNNAYVDRYIKIVFPQPGVEYPEPLDLWQIRETLPRDQWPHTRTYTVRWVDEAAGEIAIDFVIHGDEGLAGPWAASARPGDALVFTGPGGGYNPDPAADWYLFAGDESALPAIAASIESLPADARGLAFLEVDGDADIQDVAAPAGVELHWLMRGGVPAGASDLLVTAVRDARWPDGRVQVFAHGERGYMKSLREVLYAQRGLERSQVSLSGYWAKGRVEDDFQAEKKLPIGQV; encoded by the coding sequence ATGACCTCAGTCCCCGCTGCCACCTCGGCCACCCGGAATTCCCGCCCGCAGACCAATCTCTCCGTCCTGCGCCGAGAGCAGCTCTCGCCGCACATGGTCCGGATCATTGCCGGCGGTCCGGGTTTCGCCGGCTACGTGAACAACGCCTACGTGGACCGGTACATCAAGATCGTGTTTCCGCAGCCCGGGGTCGAGTACCCGGAACCACTGGACCTCTGGCAGATCCGGGAGACCTTGCCTCGCGATCAGTGGCCGCACACCAGGACCTACACCGTCCGCTGGGTCGACGAGGCGGCCGGGGAAATCGCCATCGATTTCGTGATCCACGGCGACGAAGGCCTCGCGGGTCCGTGGGCGGCGTCCGCCCGGCCCGGCGACGCCCTGGTTTTCACCGGCCCGGGCGGCGGCTACAACCCGGATCCGGCCGCGGACTGGTACCTGTTCGCGGGCGACGAATCCGCCCTGCCGGCCATCGCGGCCTCCATCGAATCGCTTCCGGCGGATGCCCGCGGCCTTGCCTTCCTCGAGGTGGATGGCGACGCCGACATCCAGGACGTTGCCGCGCCGGCCGGCGTCGAGCTGCACTGGCTTATGCGCGGCGGCGTGCCTGCCGGCGCCAGTGACCTGTTGGTCACTGCCGTGCGCGACGCGCGCTGGCCTGACGGCCGGGTGCAGGTCTTTGCGCACGGTGAGCGCGGCTATATGAAAAGCCTGCGGGAGGTGCTCTACGCCCAGCGGGGGCTGGAGCGCTCCCAGGTCTCACTGTCCGGCTACTGGGCGAAGGGCCGCGTGGAGGACGACTTCCAGGCCGAGAAGAAGCTCCCCATCGGACAGGTTTAG
- a CDS encoding LytR C-terminal domain-containing protein — protein sequence MTKYARDEFDRVPETSARQGVHRAVAESRHRRRLVPILAVGVAALAIGLVAFLFMPKPGFTSAGDTLAVSAEQSGSSAAASPAPTASSEAPASQTASETPSAPAAPSATPSAVAAIDKTQPVAVFNGTTTAGLANRVGSTVSTAGWTLGTLGNWGGVPQQRSVIFYSGAAQKGNAEALGQLLGIPSVVDSAEFQQPLVVVLAPGFK from the coding sequence ATGACCAAATACGCTCGGGATGAATTTGATCGGGTCCCGGAGACCTCCGCACGCCAGGGTGTCCACCGGGCAGTTGCCGAATCCCGCCACCGCCGCCGTCTGGTTCCCATCCTGGCCGTCGGCGTCGCAGCCCTGGCCATCGGCCTCGTGGCCTTCCTGTTCATGCCGAAACCCGGCTTCACCTCCGCCGGAGACACCCTGGCGGTATCGGCTGAGCAGAGCGGCAGCAGCGCCGCCGCGTCCCCCGCTCCCACGGCGTCCAGCGAGGCCCCCGCGAGCCAGACGGCCAGCGAGACGCCGTCCGCGCCTGCTGCGCCCTCCGCTACCCCCTCGGCGGTTGCCGCCATCGACAAGACCCAGCCGGTAGCAGTGTTCAACGGCACCACGACCGCGGGACTGGCGAACCGCGTGGGCAGTACGGTCTCCACGGCCGGCTGGACCCTCGGCACACTCGGAAACTGGGGCGGGGTGCCCCAGCAGCGCTCCGTGATCTTCTACAGCGGCGCCGCGCAGAAGGGCAATGCCGAGGCCCTCGGCCAGCTCCTCGGCATCCCCAGCGTGGTGGACTCGGCCGAATTCCAGCAGCCGCTGGTCGTCGTCCTGGCGCCCGGTTTCAAGTAA
- the groL gene encoding chaperonin GroEL (60 kDa chaperone family; promotes refolding of misfolded polypeptides especially under stressful conditions; forms two stacked rings of heptamers to form a barrel-shaped 14mer; ends can be capped by GroES; misfolded proteins enter the barrel where they are refolded when GroES binds), which translates to MAKIIAFDEEARRGLERGLNILADAVKVTLGPRGRNVVLEKKWGAPTITNDGVSIAKEIELDDPYEKIGAELVKEVAKKTDDVAGDGTTTATVLAQALVKEGLRNVAAGADPLSLKRGIEKAVEAVTRELLASAKEIETKEEIAATASISAGDNEIGALIAEALDKVGKEGVITVEESNTFGLELELTEGMRFDKGYISAYFVTDAERQETVLEDPYILIVNSKISNVKELVAVLEKVMQSSKPLLIIAEDIEGEALATLIVNKIRGTFKSVAVKAPGFGDRRKAQLADIAILTGGQVISEEVGLKLETAGLELLGRARKVVVTKDETTIVEGAGDADQIAGRVSQIRAEIENSDSDYDREKLQERLAKLAGGVAVIKAGAATEVELKERKHRIEDAVRNAKAAVEEGIVAGGGVALIQAGAKAFANLQLEGDEATGANIVRVAIDAPLKQIAFNAGLEPGVVVDKVRGLPAGHGLNAATGEYVDLLAAGINDPVKVTRSALQNAASIAGLFLTTEAVVADKPEKNSPAMGGGDDMGGMGGMGGF; encoded by the coding sequence ATGGCCAAGATCATTGCATTTGATGAAGAGGCACGCCGCGGTCTTGAGCGGGGCCTGAACATCCTCGCCGACGCCGTCAAGGTCACCCTCGGCCCGCGTGGACGCAACGTCGTCCTCGAAAAGAAGTGGGGCGCCCCCACGATCACCAACGATGGTGTTTCCATCGCCAAGGAGATCGAGCTGGACGATCCTTACGAGAAGATCGGCGCCGAGCTGGTCAAGGAAGTTGCCAAGAAGACGGATGACGTCGCTGGCGACGGAACCACCACCGCTACCGTGCTGGCTCAGGCCCTGGTCAAGGAAGGCCTGCGCAACGTCGCGGCCGGCGCTGATCCCCTGTCCCTCAAGCGCGGCATCGAGAAGGCTGTCGAAGCTGTCACCCGCGAGCTCCTGGCCTCCGCCAAGGAAATCGAAACCAAGGAAGAGATTGCCGCCACCGCGTCGATCTCTGCCGGTGACAACGAGATTGGCGCCCTGATTGCCGAGGCCCTGGATAAGGTCGGCAAGGAAGGCGTCATCACCGTCGAGGAGTCGAACACCTTCGGCCTCGAGCTGGAGCTCACCGAAGGCATGCGCTTCGACAAGGGCTACATCTCCGCTTACTTCGTCACCGACGCCGAGCGCCAGGAAACGGTCCTTGAGGATCCGTACATCCTGATCGTCAACTCCAAGATCTCCAACGTCAAGGAACTGGTTGCTGTCCTCGAAAAGGTCATGCAGTCCTCCAAGCCGCTGCTGATCATTGCCGAAGACATCGAGGGCGAGGCCCTGGCCACCCTGATCGTCAACAAGATCCGTGGCACCTTCAAGTCCGTCGCCGTCAAGGCTCCGGGCTTCGGCGACCGCCGCAAGGCGCAGCTCGCCGACATCGCCATCCTCACCGGTGGCCAGGTCATCTCCGAGGAAGTCGGCCTCAAGCTTGAGACCGCCGGCCTCGAACTCCTGGGCCGCGCCCGCAAGGTTGTTGTGACCAAGGACGAGACCACCATCGTCGAGGGTGCAGGCGACGCTGACCAGATCGCCGGCCGCGTGTCCCAGATCCGCGCCGAGATCGAGAACTCCGATTCGGATTACGACCGCGAGAAGCTGCAGGAGCGCCTGGCCAAGCTGGCCGGCGGCGTTGCAGTCATCAAGGCCGGTGCCGCAACCGAAGTTGAGCTCAAGGAACGCAAGCACCGCATTGAGGACGCTGTCCGCAACGCGAAGGCTGCTGTTGAAGAGGGCATCGTCGCCGGCGGTGGCGTCGCCCTCATCCAGGCCGGTGCCAAGGCATTCGCCAACCTGCAGCTCGAAGGTGACGAGGCAACCGGCGCGAACATCGTCCGCGTTGCCATCGACGCCCCGCTGAAGCAGATCGCCTTCAACGCCGGCCTCGAGCCTGGCGTTGTGGTCGACAAGGTCCGCGGCCTGCCTGCAGGCCACGGCCTGAACGCAGCAACGGGCGAGTACGTCGACCTGCTGGCTGCCGGCATCAACGACCCGGTCAAGGTCACCCGCTCTGCCCTGCAGAACGCGGCGTCCATTGCCGGCCTGTTCCTCACCACCGAGGCCGTTGTGGCCGACAAGCCGGAGAAGAACTCCCCGGCCATGGGCGGCGGCGACGACATGGGCGGCATGGGGGGCATGGGCGGTTTCTAA
- a CDS encoding cold-shock protein, with protein MALGTVKWFNAEKGYGFITVDGSGDDVFVHWSAIAGDGYRALDEGQRVELEVGEGEKGPQAESVRPAP; from the coding sequence ATGGCATTGGGAACCGTCAAATGGTTCAACGCCGAAAAGGGCTACGGCTTCATCACCGTGGACGGCTCCGGGGACGACGTCTTCGTGCACTGGTCAGCCATAGCGGGGGACGGCTACCGTGCCCTGGACGAGGGCCAGCGCGTGGAACTCGAAGTCGGCGAGGGCGAAAAAGGGCCGCAGGCCGAAAGCGTCCGGCCCGCCCCGTGA